A window of Edaphobacter lichenicola contains these coding sequences:
- a CDS encoding sensor histidine kinase, giving the protein MHPAIFVSASVLLGTLFALQEWMTMRLWSYRMSIGLLFAAWCVQYFLWGVICWLLWRWCGPWIQRANAFRIFAQVLPLSIVTSVVEEMIWVACFPRLPLNRPHMTYWHRLAFHLDAEFVDNLVIFWCAFVLFRGIGYYQKFREKEAAAAQLSVELAQAQIAALRMQLNPHFLFNTMNSISSLMRTDIAAADTMLEQLGSLLRITLERGEVQFIRLNDEMEFVEMYLAMQERRFTGRVHQQLWVHPELHDALVPAMILQPLIENAYTHGLSRLDSNGLLHIEATRKDSRLTLSVLNNGAGLNSNPPKASDGQGVGLANIRSRLQLHYGDQHTFCIREVARDQVEVTITLPLQFSSSPAETLTRFGA; this is encoded by the coding sequence ATGCATCCGGCAATCTTTGTGAGCGCGTCGGTCCTGCTGGGCACCTTGTTCGCCCTGCAGGAGTGGATGACCATGCGCCTGTGGAGTTACCGCATGAGCATAGGCCTCCTTTTTGCAGCATGGTGTGTGCAATATTTTTTGTGGGGCGTCATCTGCTGGTTGCTGTGGAGATGGTGCGGGCCCTGGATTCAGCGGGCAAACGCATTTCGCATCTTCGCGCAAGTGCTTCCGCTCAGCATAGTTACCAGTGTCGTTGAAGAGATGATCTGGGTCGCTTGCTTTCCGCGTCTTCCGCTCAACCGCCCGCATATGACCTATTGGCACAGGCTGGCGTTTCATTTGGATGCGGAGTTCGTCGACAACTTGGTCATTTTCTGGTGTGCGTTTGTCCTCTTTCGCGGGATAGGCTACTACCAGAAATTCCGTGAAAAAGAGGCTGCGGCCGCTCAATTGTCGGTGGAACTGGCTCAGGCCCAGATAGCCGCTCTCCGTATGCAATTGAATCCGCATTTCCTCTTCAACACCATGAACAGCATCTCCAGCCTCATGCGGACCGACATCGCTGCCGCCGACACAATGCTGGAACAACTCGGCAGCCTCTTGCGTATTACCCTCGAGCGCGGCGAAGTGCAGTTCATTCGTCTCAATGACGAAATGGAGTTTGTGGAGATGTATCTCGCGATGCAGGAGCGCAGATTCACGGGCCGTGTACACCAGCAACTATGGGTACATCCGGAGTTGCATGATGCTCTTGTGCCTGCAATGATTCTCCAGCCGCTCATCGAGAACGCCTACACTCATGGCCTCTCCAGGCTCGACAGCAATGGCCTGCTCCACATCGAGGCAACAAGAAAAGACTCGCGCCTGACGCTGAGTGTTCTCAACAACGGCGCAGGCTTGAATTCGAATCCGCCCAAAGCCTCAGACGGTCAAGGGGTTGGGCTGGCCAATATTAGGAGCCGCCTGCAGCTGCACTACGGAGATCAACACACATTTTGTATACGCGAGGTCGCACGAGATCAGGTCGAGGTAACAATAACGCTCCCGCTACAGTTCTCTTCTAGTCCCGCAGAGACACTGACAAGGTTTGGTGCATGA
- a CDS encoding nuclear transport factor 2 family protein, with protein MSNSSPERNKAIVLEAFDTLFNKRDYAAAKRFWSPNYIQHSAHIPQVVKVYSGW; from the coding sequence ATGAGCAACTCGTCCCCAGAGCGGAATAAGGCAATCGTGCTCGAAGCATTCGACACTCTCTTCAACAAGCGTGACTACGCGGCAGCGAAACGCTTCTGGTCACCGAACTACATTCAGCACAGCGCACACATCCCCCAGGTCGTGAAGGTCTACTCGGGCTGGTAA
- a CDS encoding tetratricopeptide repeat protein, which produces MVRITRDPLLVSVKLVRALLLAIGVILLAGYVPSAEGTDITQLKADAQKGYASQQIELAAAYFTGNGVTQDAKQAAYWYQKAAEAGDLEAENEIGFFYQAGIGVSVDRARALHWYQLAAASGLTRAKVNLGVLYVWGLGVAKDEELAVQFFHEAASRGDGVAASYLGDLYYFGIGVKQDKAAAETWYKTGVKLHDPVAAYNLGTLFSVNADHPHDLRKAEAFLRSSAADGYIPAIHSLGLLLVNHPELATSPKEGPSLLETSASAGYWKSSVVLGALARDGKRVPADSKAAYLHFRMAILQGGESAMSLVRYDITALTKKLGTQQAGALDSDANNWYQQHRTPLLFVFKDGDKRQRFPASALAVSTDGLYAGQLLYVPAS; this is translated from the coding sequence ATGGTTCGAATAACTCGCGACCCTCTCCTAGTCTCCGTAAAACTCGTTAGAGCCCTGTTACTCGCTATCGGTGTAATCCTACTTGCAGGTTATGTGCCTTCAGCGGAGGGAACAGATATCACTCAGCTAAAGGCAGATGCTCAAAAGGGCTACGCTTCTCAACAAATTGAACTGGCCGCGGCTTACTTTACAGGCAACGGAGTAACGCAGGATGCGAAGCAGGCCGCGTACTGGTACCAAAAAGCCGCTGAAGCCGGAGATCTTGAGGCGGAAAATGAGATCGGCTTCTTCTATCAGGCTGGCATAGGTGTTTCGGTCGATCGGGCGCGTGCCTTGCACTGGTACCAACTCGCCGCCGCCTCCGGCCTTACAAGAGCAAAAGTGAATCTGGGCGTGTTGTACGTGTGGGGCCTCGGCGTTGCCAAAGATGAGGAGCTGGCCGTGCAATTCTTTCACGAAGCGGCCAGCAGGGGAGACGGAGTCGCTGCCAGTTATCTGGGCGACCTCTACTACTTCGGGATCGGCGTGAAGCAGGACAAAGCCGCCGCCGAGACCTGGTACAAAACCGGTGTGAAGCTGCACGATCCTGTCGCCGCCTACAATCTCGGCACACTCTTCTCGGTGAATGCGGACCATCCGCACGATCTTCGCAAAGCCGAGGCTTTTTTGCGCTCATCTGCCGCCGACGGATACATACCAGCCATTCACTCGCTGGGACTGCTCCTGGTCAACCATCCCGAGCTTGCAACGTCTCCAAAGGAGGGACCATCCCTCCTGGAAACCTCAGCGAGCGCAGGTTACTGGAAATCTTCAGTCGTGCTAGGAGCCCTTGCACGGGACGGCAAACGCGTCCCCGCAGACAGCAAAGCCGCCTACCTCCACTTCCGTATGGCCATTCTGCAGGGTGGAGAATCCGCGATGAGCCTGGTCAGATACGACATCACAGCACTCACAAAAAAGCTGGGCACTCAGCAGGCCGGAGCGCTGGACTCGGACGCAAATAACTGGTATCAGCAACACCGCACGCCTCTTCTCTTCGTCTTTAAAGACGGTGACAAGCGGCAACGCTTTCCCGCATCGGCACTTGCAGTCTCGACAGATGGTCTGTACGCTGGTCAACTGCTTTACGTGCCAGCTTCCTGA
- a CDS encoding HAMP domain-containing protein: MLYFLIILPLRKLSAVADRVSLGQVDQAGLPVRGKDEMAQLTASFNRLVVTVVKALRMLG; encoded by the coding sequence GTGCTTTACTTCCTTATCATCCTGCCCCTGCGCAAGCTTTCTGCCGTCGCCGACCGTGTCAGTCTTGGCCAGGTCGACCAGGCCGGACTACCCGTTCGCGGCAAGGATGAGATGGCACAGCTCACGGCATCCTTCAATCGCCTGGTAGTCACCGTCGTGAAGGCTTTGCGAATGCTCGGCTAG
- a CDS encoding beta propeller repeat protein, with protein MSKRLLLFVLLIAAATGVYAQEAWKGHQPTLVPQQSGTTQLLIAVSPVNSRVVWAAGASGTYVVTTDGGSTWKSGVVPGAEGLQFRDVQGVSDRVAYLMSIGNDTGDFRIYKTEDAGAHWTIQFTNKTANAFYDCFAFWGPDRGIAHSDSVNGVFPDIRTSDGSTWQSIARSMPPALPGEASFSSSGTCITTEGWQNAWIATGGSSIARILATRDGGYTWNAYDTPLVSNANAGGFSVAFRDPWHGIVGGGDLTTDSAAQAATSDNGGQRWTLTTKPPIPGAIFCLAYVRGVEHRDDWRHRDDFGREHDRSVVITTETQPNFTSGAAAWSPDEGQTWIKLPDVSGYWAVAFANPEAGWFVGNNGQILKISF; from the coding sequence ATGTCAAAGCGTTTGCTGTTGTTCGTTCTCTTGATTGCCGCCGCTACTGGCGTGTATGCACAAGAAGCATGGAAAGGTCATCAACCCACTCTTGTTCCTCAGCAGAGCGGCACGACGCAACTGCTGATTGCCGTCAGTCCAGTGAACTCCCGCGTAGTGTGGGCAGCGGGAGCCAGTGGTACGTACGTGGTTACGACCGATGGCGGTTCGACCTGGAAGTCCGGAGTCGTGCCAGGAGCTGAAGGTCTGCAATTCCGCGATGTCCAAGGCGTTAGCGATCGGGTTGCTTATCTCATGTCGATCGGGAACGACACCGGAGATTTTCGCATCTACAAGACGGAAGACGCCGGCGCGCACTGGACCATTCAGTTTACGAATAAGACGGCGAATGCCTTCTATGACTGCTTTGCGTTCTGGGGGCCGGATCGCGGCATCGCGCACAGCGACTCAGTTAACGGAGTATTTCCTGACATTCGCACCAGCGATGGTTCGACCTGGCAGTCGATCGCCCGCAGTATGCCACCTGCGTTGCCAGGCGAAGCATCGTTCTCGTCCAGCGGAACCTGCATCACTACAGAAGGATGGCAAAACGCCTGGATCGCCACCGGCGGCTCAAGCATAGCTCGGATACTGGCGACTCGGGATGGCGGCTACACCTGGAATGCGTATGACACTCCGCTGGTGAGCAATGCTAATGCGGGCGGCTTCTCGGTAGCGTTCCGCGATCCCTGGCACGGCATTGTGGGTGGCGGCGACTTGACCACGGACAGCGCTGCTCAGGCGGCAACCTCGGATAATGGCGGCCAAAGATGGACGCTAACCACCAAGCCCCCGATTCCAGGAGCGATCTTCTGTCTCGCCTATGTGCGTGGCGTTGAACATCGGGACGATTGGCGCCATCGCGACGACTTCGGCCGTGAACACGACCGAAGTGTGGTGATCACGACAGAGACTCAGCCTAACTTCACCTCCGGCGCAGCAGCCTGGAGTCCGGACGAAGGACAAACCTGGATCAAATTGCCGGATGTGAGCGGTTATTGGGCGGTCGCTTTTGCAAATCCAGAAGCTGGATGGTTCGTCGGCAACAACGGGCAGATTTTGAAGATTAGCTTCTAG
- a CDS encoding DUF1330 domain-containing protein, translating into MSAYVIVEATVVDEESRRRYASQAEPLLREVGAEVIAFGPWQVLSGEPAFNDGMIIRFPDNETASAWYQSPAYQSLLEIRAAAFDCRFRLVNERRRAKDSHERVPPEGS; encoded by the coding sequence ATGAGCGCCTACGTAATTGTCGAAGCAACAGTTGTTGACGAAGAATCTCGCCGCCGCTATGCCTCCCAGGCCGAGCCGCTTTTGCGGGAAGTCGGTGCCGAGGTGATTGCCTTTGGGCCGTGGCAAGTCCTATCCGGTGAGCCCGCGTTCAACGACGGCATGATTATTCGGTTTCCGGACAATGAAACTGCCTCGGCTTGGTATCAATCGCCCGCCTATCAAAGCCTCCTGGAAATCCGCGCTGCCGCCTTCGATTGCCGTTTCCGCCTTGTCAATGAACGTCGAAGGGCGAAAGACTCTCACGAGAGGGTTCCTCCGGAAGGTAGTTGA
- a CDS encoding TonB-dependent receptor: protein MFRNISVHASILFVLLFLSVSPALLTAQTDSGIVSGLAVDQSGALVSDATVTLTNTGTNAERTVTTNHSGEYTFPPVAAGIYTVRADAPGFQRFEARVEVTVGGHATVPIKFALSGAQQTVTVIDQGGTTVNTQTQEVSQIVSSVQVSELPSLTRNPYDFVSISGNISSGDKVAQSGATKTTGDQNDTTRGVGYSLNGQRSSGTEILLDGVENVDSYITGPEVTVPIDAVQEYRITTSNFEPQYGRASGGVVSVVTKSGTNRFHGGAWEFNRLAAYTANTVQNAQSGVPKGGYTRNQFGYDVGGPILKDRLFFFQSTEWVRVRSAGNQISLVPTPQFLAASNSATQAFFTQYGSPAPAFTQTLSKDDVVASGVNPTPGGPFDLLPGSTPVFGVAQFTSPTNAGGGDPQNTYYLIGRVDFNATPRTQMYGRYVFYNELDENGSMFSTPYSQYNVGASERDNAALFGLTHEFSGSLVSSTKLSFTRHTLSQPFDTSQQNAPTLFLYNNATIGGNLVQFPGFYSQFEGTGGLPSGGPQNTAQISEDIDWTKGQHSFKAGTQLLYIQNNILYGAYAQAVEGIGTSAPTGLDNFLNGTLSIFEGAVDPKGALPCERNYATGNLVQTPQCQITLPASQPNFARSDRFKDWAVYAQDAWKITPRFTLNYGVRYEYYGIQHNNKQNLDANFYYGPGATLQEQIRNGQVFTAPDSPIGKLWNPQYGTVGPRVGFAYDINGDGKTSLRGGYGIAYERNFGNVTFNVIQNPPNYAVVQITTPSPITTNNAGPIGGSSGTVPLPPTSLRNVDENIRTAATQFYSLTVERQLANNVVASIAYVGSRGTHLYDVKGYNLRGAGNVYLGDPVQDASGNFIYSRLNNQYGSINNRGSEGDSYYNGLNLGFQMTDLERTGLIITANYTVAHSTDNLSSTFSESNSSVNGIGNLGYLDPFNPGLDHGASDFDIRQRFVLAPIYRTQWFKNNHSLTGRLLGGYEVTGIYTVRTGTPFTVSDSSNSLNRSAGVGIPRYTPGTTISNYSFTKAKDQNGSGANLYDLVSLPAAVSYGNPALGGISDFGPYPSAMTHRNAFSGPGAWNFDLAASKSLLIREGIEVELRAEGFDIFNHHNLYITESNNDVANYGYDGATIPIQAKKGGVNGGANDERRFGQFALKVKF from the coding sequence ATGTTCAGAAATATCTCAGTTCACGCGTCGATTCTTTTCGTCCTGCTTTTTCTGTCCGTTTCTCCAGCTCTGCTAACTGCGCAGACCGATTCCGGCATTGTGTCGGGATTAGCGGTCGATCAAAGCGGAGCCCTCGTCTCCGATGCGACCGTAACGCTCACCAATACAGGGACAAACGCTGAACGAACGGTAACTACGAATCACAGCGGCGAGTACACCTTTCCCCCTGTGGCGGCAGGCATTTATACAGTTAGGGCGGACGCTCCGGGCTTTCAGCGGTTCGAGGCACGGGTCGAAGTCACTGTTGGCGGGCACGCAACGGTTCCGATAAAGTTCGCTCTCAGTGGTGCGCAACAGACAGTGACCGTGATCGATCAGGGCGGGACTACTGTCAATACGCAGACTCAGGAAGTGTCGCAGATCGTGAGCAGTGTCCAAGTCTCAGAGCTGCCCAGCCTCACTCGCAATCCCTACGATTTTGTCTCGATCTCCGGCAACATCAGCTCTGGAGATAAGGTAGCGCAGAGTGGCGCGACAAAGACTACCGGAGACCAAAACGACACAACTCGCGGCGTTGGATATTCGCTCAACGGCCAACGGTCCAGTGGCACTGAGATTCTGTTGGATGGGGTTGAGAATGTTGACTCCTACATTACCGGGCCCGAGGTCACGGTGCCGATCGATGCGGTGCAGGAGTACCGCATTACGACCAGCAACTTTGAGCCACAGTACGGTCGCGCGTCAGGCGGCGTCGTCAGCGTCGTAACCAAATCGGGGACCAATCGATTTCATGGGGGAGCATGGGAGTTCAACCGCCTGGCGGCCTATACCGCCAATACGGTTCAGAATGCGCAAAGCGGCGTACCGAAGGGCGGCTACACGCGCAACCAGTTTGGCTACGATGTAGGTGGACCAATCTTGAAAGACCGGCTGTTCTTCTTCCAGAGTACTGAGTGGGTGAGGGTGCGTAGCGCGGGCAACCAGATCTCGCTGGTGCCGACGCCGCAGTTTTTGGCTGCATCCAATTCGGCGACTCAGGCCTTCTTCACGCAGTATGGGTCTCCGGCTCCGGCTTTTACCCAGACCTTGAGCAAGGACGACGTGGTGGCTTCGGGTGTGAATCCAACTCCGGGTGGACCGTTTGATCTTTTGCCTGGAAGCACGCCGGTATTCGGTGTAGCGCAGTTTACATCTCCCACCAATGCCGGAGGCGGCGATCCGCAGAACACGTATTACTTGATTGGACGTGTGGATTTCAACGCGACTCCAAGAACTCAGATGTACGGGCGGTATGTCTTTTACAACGAGCTCGATGAAAACGGTTCGATGTTCAGTACGCCGTACTCGCAATATAACGTTGGTGCTTCCGAGCGGGACAACGCCGCACTCTTCGGCCTGACCCACGAGTTTTCCGGCTCCCTGGTGTCCAGCACGAAGTTGAGCTTTACTCGTCACACGCTGAGTCAACCCTTCGATACGTCGCAGCAGAACGCCCCTACCCTGTTTCTTTATAACAATGCGACGATCGGCGGGAATCTGGTTCAGTTTCCTGGCTTCTACAGTCAGTTTGAAGGAACTGGGGGACTTCCATCTGGAGGACCACAGAATACTGCTCAGATCAGCGAGGACATTGACTGGACGAAGGGTCAACACTCCTTCAAGGCCGGTACTCAATTGCTTTATATCCAGAACAACATCCTGTATGGCGCCTATGCGCAGGCAGTTGAGGGGATCGGCACAAGTGCTCCAACGGGCCTGGATAACTTTTTGAATGGAACACTTTCGATCTTTGAGGGCGCTGTTGACCCGAAAGGCGCGCTGCCCTGTGAGCGCAACTACGCGACTGGCAATCTCGTCCAGACACCGCAATGTCAGATCACTCTACCCGCCTCGCAACCGAACTTTGCCCGTAGCGACCGGTTCAAAGACTGGGCAGTGTACGCGCAGGATGCGTGGAAGATCACTCCGCGCTTCACGCTCAACTATGGTGTGCGCTATGAGTACTACGGGATCCAGCACAATAATAAGCAGAACCTCGATGCCAACTTCTACTACGGCCCAGGTGCGACGCTTCAAGAGCAGATTCGCAATGGCCAGGTGTTCACGGCTCCTGATAGTCCCATCGGTAAATTGTGGAATCCGCAGTACGGCACTGTTGGACCTCGTGTCGGCTTTGCCTATGACATCAACGGCGATGGCAAAACAAGTCTGCGTGGTGGATACGGAATAGCCTACGAGAGGAACTTTGGAAATGTAACCTTTAATGTCATCCAGAATCCACCCAACTACGCTGTGGTCCAGATCACGACACCCTCGCCCATAACGACGAACAACGCTGGTCCCATTGGCGGCTCCAGTGGAACGGTTCCGCTTCCGCCAACCAGCTTGAGAAACGTAGATGAAAACATTCGCACGGCGGCAACGCAGTTCTACAGCCTGACAGTAGAGAGGCAGCTCGCGAATAACGTGGTTGCATCCATCGCTTACGTTGGTTCACGCGGGACACATCTTTACGACGTCAAGGGCTACAACTTGCGTGGTGCCGGCAACGTCTATCTCGGCGACCCTGTTCAGGACGCTAGCGGCAACTTCATCTACTCGCGCCTCAACAATCAATACGGGTCGATCAACAACCGTGGCAGCGAGGGAGATTCTTACTACAACGGCTTGAACCTCGGTTTTCAGATGACAGATCTCGAGCGCACGGGGCTCATTATCACAGCAAACTATACTGTCGCGCACTCGACTGACAATCTGAGCTCGACGTTCTCTGAGAGCAATAGCTCGGTCAACGGCATTGGCAATCTTGGCTATCTCGATCCGTTCAACCCTGGGCTGGACCATGGGGCCTCGGACTTCGACATTCGGCAGCGATTCGTCTTGGCGCCGATTTACAGAACCCAGTGGTTTAAGAATAATCACTCCCTCACGGGGAGACTCCTTGGAGGATATGAGGTCACTGGTATTTACACTGTCCGCACTGGGACGCCATTCACGGTCTCCGATAGCAGCAACTCGCTGAATCGCAGCGCCGGGGTCGGCATACCTCGCTACACGCCTGGTACAACCATCTCGAACTACAGTTTCACTAAAGCAAAAGATCAGAACGGCTCCGGCGCGAACCTCTACGACCTTGTCTCTTTACCCGCAGCCGTAAGCTACGGCAATCCGGCGCTCGGTGGAATATCCGACTTCGGGCCATATCCCTCTGCGATGACCCATCGGAACGCGTTTTCCGGGCCAGGCGCTTGGAACTTCGATCTTGCGGCAAGTAAAAGTCTTCTGATCAGAGAAGGTATCGAGGTTGAATTGAGAGCAGAAGGATTTGATATCTTCAACCACCATAATCTTTACATCACCGAGTCCAATAATGACGTCGCCAACTACGGCTATGATGGCGCAACCATCCCTATCCAGGCAAAGAAAGGTGGCGTCAATGGTGGTGCGAACGATGAGCGCCGCTTCGGTCAGTTTGCCCTGAAGGTTAAGTTCTGA
- a CDS encoding serine/threonine protein kinase, translated as MTMTWALVGSMHYIAPEQLSGEGHDARSDMYAVGVTLYEMITGRLPIEGTNYAQVIGGLLQHRPVSPSQTNPLIPLEFSAIVMKALAKEKRERWQNAREFLAALDASHLGHASEFRVVSLSTREVTGAAQGGVIGETSKYEPDQLSEITLKLAHYVGPIAGVLVKRASSSSNDLQSLVELVAQEIEEKDARQRFLSSVSGRFRKSGVLYS; from the coding sequence TTGACGATGACCTGGGCGCTGGTGGGATCGATGCACTACATAGCGCCGGAGCAACTATCGGGCGAAGGGCACGATGCGCGGTCGGATATGTATGCGGTGGGTGTGACTCTGTACGAGATGATTACGGGCAGACTACCGATTGAAGGCACGAATTACGCGCAGGTGATCGGGGGGCTTCTGCAGCACCGCCCGGTATCGCCAAGCCAGACTAACCCGCTGATACCACTAGAGTTTTCCGCCATAGTGATGAAGGCGCTCGCTAAAGAGAAGCGAGAGCGGTGGCAGAACGCGAGAGAGTTTCTCGCAGCGCTGGATGCGTCACACCTGGGCCACGCTTCGGAGTTCAGGGTTGTTTCGCTTTCGACGCGCGAGGTGACTGGTGCCGCACAGGGAGGAGTGATTGGTGAGACATCGAAGTACGAGCCAGATCAGTTGAGCGAGATTACGCTGAAGCTCGCCCACTATGTCGGTCCTATCGCGGGCGTGTTGGTAAAACGCGCTTCAAGCAGTTCGAATGATCTCCAGTCGCTGGTGGAGCTGGTCGCGCAGGAGATTGAGGAGAAGGATGCGAGGCAGAGATTTCTCTCCTCGGTTAGCGGAAGGTTTCGCAAGAGCGGCGTGTTGTATAGCTAG
- a CDS encoding TetR/AcrR family transcriptional regulator → MSVAAKRFRELGLEGIGVADVMKEAGVTVGGFYKHFDSRDELVVEALATAFQDLDRWEEHTDTLAKLLENYLSEGHRDAPGTGCALGALLGDMPRASRSAKAVYTARLKRSLAYSTGLVPPNAAPDRRARSILMISAMLGAINLSRAVSDPDLSLEILQRTRDQLIGLNKPAKAH, encoded by the coding sequence GTGAGCGTTGCTGCCAAGAGGTTTCGTGAACTCGGTCTCGAAGGCATCGGCGTTGCCGATGTAATGAAGGAAGCCGGTGTTACTGTCGGCGGCTTCTACAAACATTTCGATTCACGCGATGAACTGGTGGTTGAGGCGCTGGCCACCGCATTCCAGGACCTTGATCGCTGGGAGGAACACACTGACACTTTAGCGAAACTTCTAGAGAATTATTTGTCCGAAGGACATCGGGATGCTCCGGGAACAGGCTGCGCTTTGGGCGCTTTGCTCGGTGACATGCCTCGGGCGAGTCGATCGGCGAAAGCCGTGTATACCGCCCGACTCAAGCGCAGCTTGGCATACTCGACGGGCCTTGTTCCGCCAAATGCAGCCCCCGATCGGCGCGCCCGTTCGATTCTGATGATTAGTGCGATGCTAGGAGCGATCAACCTGTCTCGTGCCGTGTCAGACCCAGACCTTTCACTAGAGATTCTCCAACGCACTCGTGATCAGTTAATCGGTTTGAACAAACCCGCGAAAGCGCATTAA
- a CDS encoding SpoIIE family protein phosphatase — protein sequence METIKHPARLVVREIDQTQTVTINSLPFTIGRQADRDLYLTNSQVSREHANIYEDAEGFFIQDLGSRHGTFVNDIRKDTARLRSGDHIKLGPSGATLLFVTSAGHTSTIALFLQMASGVSTSELQKLSLFLQAAQSFNNASVLEDIFSTMIEYTLRLTQAERGFVFLGDGPASLSFECGFDRDGQQIFDDTKISRSIVRDAAESGQEYILGDVSGEGQPVGRESVIAHELRSVIAIPLRGRNSGRLLGLLYLDSRLRSSTLNSVGRDILLAIATEAATLVEHARLVQAERAAELLRKEMEIAASIQQSIIARHLPTFPYAKIAAKTIPCTEVGGDFYDVIPLENGFVAIVADVSGKGVPAALLASIIQGMMYAQARSHISLVDTVTTVQSFLCSRVYGQKYVTLVALHYKQNGEVELVNGGHVSPLLILEDGTITPILGGDVPVGLLHNATFHSISFTLPLHARLVLQSDGVSEAENPKGVQFGSIERQREFSAPDPIQTTFAAMFRFCEGAPTQDDCTLLVIDRTA from the coding sequence ATGGAGACCATCAAACATCCAGCCCGCCTGGTAGTTCGTGAAATAGACCAGACGCAAACGGTAACCATCAACTCCCTGCCTTTCACGATCGGCCGTCAGGCGGATCGTGATCTCTATCTCACCAACTCGCAGGTCTCACGCGAACACGCCAACATTTACGAGGACGCAGAAGGGTTCTTCATTCAGGACCTCGGCAGTCGCCACGGAACCTTCGTTAACGACATCCGCAAGGACACTGCGCGCCTTCGTTCCGGAGATCACATCAAGCTCGGCCCATCCGGCGCCACCCTCCTCTTTGTCACCTCTGCTGGCCACACGTCCACCATCGCTCTATTCCTCCAGATGGCATCCGGAGTCTCCACTTCCGAGCTTCAGAAGCTCTCCCTCTTCCTCCAGGCTGCGCAGAGCTTCAACAACGCCAGCGTGTTAGAAGACATTTTCAGCACGATGATTGAGTACACACTGCGACTCACCCAAGCCGAGCGCGGCTTTGTCTTCCTTGGCGATGGTCCCGCTAGCCTTTCCTTTGAGTGTGGCTTCGATCGCGACGGCCAGCAAATCTTCGACGATACGAAGATCTCGCGCTCAATCGTCCGCGATGCAGCCGAGTCCGGACAGGAGTATATTCTCGGCGACGTCAGTGGCGAAGGGCAGCCCGTCGGTCGCGAGAGCGTCATCGCCCACGAGCTCCGCAGCGTCATCGCCATTCCCCTGCGTGGTCGCAACTCCGGCCGTCTTCTCGGCCTCCTCTACCTCGACAGCCGCCTCCGGAGTAGCACTCTCAACAGCGTCGGCCGCGATATCCTCCTCGCCATCGCGACCGAGGCAGCAACTCTTGTTGAACATGCCCGCTTAGTTCAGGCCGAGCGCGCCGCCGAACTTCTCCGCAAGGAGATGGAAATCGCTGCCTCTATCCAACAGAGCATCATAGCTCGCCATCTTCCTACCTTTCCTTACGCCAAGATCGCAGCGAAGACCATCCCTTGTACAGAAGTCGGCGGCGATTTCTACGATGTCATTCCTTTGGAGAACGGCTTCGTCGCCATCGTCGCCGATGTTTCCGGCAAAGGCGTGCCTGCTGCCTTGCTCGCTTCGATTATCCAAGGCATGATGTACGCTCAGGCCCGAAGCCACATATCCCTGGTCGACACCGTCACCACCGTCCAATCCTTTCTGTGCTCCCGAGTTTACGGCCAGAAGTATGTAACCCTCGTTGCCCTCCACTACAAACAAAATGGCGAGGTCGAATTAGTCAACGGCGGGCACGTCTCTCCTCTTCTCATTCTTGAAGACGGAACGATCACTCCCATTCTCGGCGGCGACGTCCCCGTTGGCCTTCTCCACAACGCTACTTTCCACTCCATCTCCTTTACTCTGCCTCTTCACGCACGTCTCGTGCTCCAGAGCGATGGTGTCAGCGAAGCCGAAAACCCCAAAGGTGTGCAATTCGGCTCCATCGAACGCCAGCGCGAGTTTTCGGCCCCAGACCCCATCCAGACCACCTTTGCTGCCATGTTCCGCTTCTGCGAGGGTGCCCCTACGCAAGACGACTGCACCCTCCTGGTCATCGACAGAACCGCCTGA